Proteins from a genomic interval of Parafrankia discariae:
- a CDS encoding nitroreductase/quinone reductase family protein, which translates to MSRKMYSAQEIKEFIEEFRANGGRPAGRFEGATLLLLDSGPAADGSPHVSPLNFLADRGRYFVFAANDGADEDPHWMEQLRANPNATIEVDGQVLKVTATELHGAERSSMYARQARRYPQFEILQEATSRVIPVVELVPADGS; encoded by the coding sequence ATGAGCAGGAAGATGTACAGCGCTCAGGAGATCAAGGAGTTCATCGAGGAGTTCCGGGCCAACGGCGGCCGGCCCGCCGGGAGGTTCGAGGGCGCCACCCTGCTGCTGTTGGACAGCGGTCCGGCGGCCGACGGGTCACCGCACGTGAGCCCGCTGAACTTCCTCGCCGACCGCGGCCGCTACTTCGTGTTCGCGGCCAACGACGGCGCCGATGAGGACCCGCACTGGATGGAACAGCTGCGGGCGAACCCGAACGCCACGATCGAGGTCGACGGCCAGGTCCTCAAGGTCACGGCCACCGAGCTGCACGGTGCCGAGCGCAGCTCGATGTACGCCCGCCAGGCGCGGCGGTACCCGCAGTTCGAGATCCTCCAGGAGGCGACGTCCCGGGTCATCCCCGTCGTCGAGCTCGTCCCCGCCGACGGTTCCTGA
- a CDS encoding VWA domain-containing protein — protein sequence MTERTPVVDEAGPVGTGPTDAGPTDADADDAERLRRWRLVLGAPAAPALDGRISLTGPDGEIDAALGALYDADAAGEGGRRRSGGLGASAPSVARWLGDIRTYFPTSVVRVLQRDAVARLGLGQLLLEPELLAAAEPDVHLVGTLLSLRSALPERTRETARVVVRRVVEDIERRLEQSLRSAVLGAVDRTSRTRTPRLPDVDWDRTILANLRNYQPEQRTVIVDRLVGHTRARRTAALRDVILLIDQSGSMASSVVYAGVLGASLATLRAVSTRVIVFDTSVVDLTDQLDDPVDLLFGVRLGGGTDIDRAVGYGASLVTRPTDTVLVLISDLIEGGDQSSLVARLRALVDAGVCVVVLLALSDDGTPAYDHRLAATCAELGAPAFACTPDRFPELLATALRRDDVGRWASVQGLVRPT from the coding sequence ATGACTGAGCGCACTCCGGTGGTCGACGAGGCCGGCCCCGTCGGCACCGGCCCCACCGACGCCGGCCCCACCGACGCCGACGCCGACGACGCGGAGCGGCTGCGGCGCTGGCGCCTGGTGCTGGGCGCGCCGGCCGCACCCGCCCTGGACGGGCGGATCTCCCTGACGGGCCCCGACGGGGAGATCGACGCCGCGCTCGGCGCCCTCTACGACGCGGACGCCGCGGGTGAAGGTGGCCGGCGGCGCTCGGGCGGGCTGGGCGCGTCGGCGCCGTCGGTGGCCCGCTGGCTGGGGGACATCCGGACCTACTTCCCGACCTCGGTCGTGCGGGTGCTGCAACGCGACGCGGTGGCCCGGCTGGGGCTCGGTCAGCTCCTGCTCGAACCGGAGCTGCTCGCGGCCGCGGAACCGGACGTCCACCTCGTCGGGACGCTGCTCTCGCTGCGCTCGGCGCTGCCCGAGCGCACCCGGGAGACCGCCCGCGTGGTGGTCCGGCGCGTCGTCGAGGACATCGAGCGGCGGCTGGAGCAGTCGCTGCGCAGCGCCGTGCTGGGCGCGGTCGACCGGACGTCGCGCACCCGCACGCCCCGCCTGCCCGACGTCGACTGGGATCGCACCATCCTGGCGAACCTGCGCAACTACCAGCCCGAGCAGCGCACCGTGATCGTCGATCGGCTCGTCGGCCACACCCGGGCGCGGCGCACCGCCGCCCTGCGGGACGTCATCCTGCTCATCGACCAGTCCGGGTCGATGGCGTCGTCCGTCGTCTACGCGGGCGTGCTCGGCGCGTCACTGGCGACGCTGCGGGCGGTGTCCACCCGGGTGATCGTCTTCGACACCTCGGTGGTGGACCTGACCGACCAGCTCGACGACCCCGTCGACCTGCTGTTCGGCGTCCGGCTCGGCGGCGGGACCGACATCGACCGCGCCGTCGGCTACGGCGCCTCGCTCGTCACCCGGCCCACCGACACGGTCCTCGTGCTGATCAGCGACCTGATCGAGGGCGGTGACCAGTCGTCGCTGGTGGCCCGGCTGCGTGCGCTCGTCGACGCCGGGGTGTGCGTCGTCGTCCTGCTCGCCCTGTCCGACGACGGGACCCCCGCCTACGACCACCGGCTCGCCGCGACCTGTGCCGAACTCGGGGCGCCCGCGTTCGCCTGCACCCCGGACAGGTTCCCCGAGCTGCTGGCCACGGCGCTGCGCCGCGACGACGTCGGCCGCTGGGCCTCCGTTCAGGGGCTGGTCCGCCCTACCTGA
- a CDS encoding DUF5682 family protein, with the protein MSVTVLGIRHHGPGSARAVEAALAELDPDLVLVEGPAEGDAALAHTGSLTPPVALTVYARDEPRDAAFWPFAEFSPEWRALLHGAATGVPVRFMDLPFGLSLALRRQEQAEAEAEAATTDAATTGADTDTDTTDTDTPAYLIEDDPLGWLARAAGHDDPERFWEDLVEHRRLARVAAGEPARDGALALFAAVADAMAGLRDEAGPSDPTSPARAEHRRREEMREAHMRLEIRRAGSGPAAATRIAVVCGAWHVPALTGALGRTSATADQRTLRGVRAVRTDTTWVPWTHARLAAESGYGAGVASPGWYHHLWTARDQVTTRWVTRVAGLLRAADLPASSASVIETVRLAEALAAVRERAVPGLTELNDAVLAGLCGGDQVPLAVVREQLVVGRVLGAVGADVPTVPLAADLARLQRRLRLRPAADDQRVRLDLRKDVDRERGQLLRRLRLLDVPWGTPAATSGTGTFAEAWTLRWEPEFSVAVVAAARYGSTVADAATAVIAERTRAAADLPAVTALLEAAVLAGLPAAMAVVAAGLERRAAGTGDVAHLMAALAPLARIHRYGDVRATDTTGVTALAVSLMVRICAGLPPACVSLGDDAADAMANAIDSADGAFRLIADPGHVERWHDAVRAAADVHGADSLVNGRCVRILADAGDLDQVEVARRLDRALSAAGVAPAAAARWLEGFLGSTGSVLARDPRLLGLVDAWLASLTAGGFTAVLAPLRRVFAAFTAPERRMIAERARSGLPRPGGGTAGESTGPATPTNDPAAGGPAVGDPAAWDTERVTLVLPVVAALLAIPGPERTAPHD; encoded by the coding sequence GTGAGTGTCACCGTCCTGGGGATCCGCCACCACGGGCCGGGCTCCGCGCGGGCCGTCGAGGCGGCGCTCGCCGAGCTCGACCCGGACCTCGTCCTCGTCGAGGGCCCGGCGGAGGGCGACGCCGCCCTCGCGCACACCGGCTCGCTCACCCCGCCGGTCGCGCTGACGGTCTACGCCCGGGACGAGCCGCGCGACGCCGCCTTCTGGCCCTTCGCCGAGTTCTCCCCGGAGTGGCGGGCGCTGCTGCACGGCGCCGCCACGGGTGTCCCGGTGCGCTTCATGGACCTGCCCTTCGGGCTCTCCCTGGCGCTGCGCCGTCAGGAACAGGCCGAGGCCGAGGCTGAGGCCGCCACCACAGACGCCGCCACCACCGGTGCCGACACCGACACCGACACCACTGACACCGACACACCCGCGTACCTGATCGAGGACGATCCGCTCGGCTGGCTGGCGCGGGCGGCCGGGCACGACGACCCGGAGCGCTTCTGGGAGGACCTCGTCGAGCACCGCCGGCTCGCCAGGGTCGCCGCGGGTGAACCGGCCCGCGACGGCGCCCTCGCCCTGTTCGCCGCGGTCGCCGACGCGATGGCGGGGCTGCGCGACGAGGCGGGCCCGAGCGACCCGACGTCCCCCGCGAGGGCGGAGCACCGGCGGCGGGAGGAGATGCGCGAGGCGCACATGCGTCTGGAGATCCGCCGGGCCGGCTCGGGGCCGGCCGCGGCCACCCGGATCGCCGTCGTCTGCGGCGCCTGGCACGTGCCGGCGCTGACCGGGGCGCTCGGGCGGACGTCAGCCACCGCCGACCAGCGCACGCTGCGCGGCGTGCGGGCGGTGCGCACCGACACGACGTGGGTGCCGTGGACGCACGCGCGCCTCGCCGCGGAGTCCGGCTACGGCGCCGGGGTGGCCTCACCCGGCTGGTACCACCATCTGTGGACCGCGCGGGACCAGGTCACGACCCGCTGGGTGACCCGGGTGGCGGGGCTGCTGCGCGCCGCCGACCTGCCCGCGTCCTCCGCGTCGGTGATCGAGACCGTCCGGCTCGCCGAGGCACTCGCCGCCGTGCGCGAACGGGCCGTCCCCGGGCTGACCGAGCTGAACGACGCCGTGCTCGCCGGTCTGTGCGGGGGTGACCAGGTGCCGCTGGCGGTGGTGCGCGAGCAGCTCGTCGTCGGGCGGGTGCTCGGCGCCGTCGGCGCGGACGTCCCGACCGTGCCGCTCGCCGCCGACCTCGCGCGCCTGCAGCGCCGGCTGCGGCTGCGGCCCGCCGCCGACGACCAGAGGGTCCGGCTGGACCTGCGCAAGGACGTCGACCGGGAGCGCGGCCAGCTGCTGCGCCGGCTGCGCCTGCTGGACGTCCCGTGGGGGACACCCGCGGCGACGTCGGGCACCGGGACCTTCGCCGAGGCGTGGACGCTGCGCTGGGAGCCGGAGTTCTCCGTCGCGGTGGTCGCCGCCGCCCGGTACGGCTCGACGGTCGCCGACGCGGCCACCGCCGTCATCGCCGAGCGCACACGGGCCGCCGCGGACCTGCCGGCCGTCACCGCCCTGCTCGAGGCCGCGGTGCTCGCCGGGCTGCCCGCGGCGATGGCGGTCGTCGCGGCCGGGCTGGAACGCCGCGCCGCCGGCACCGGCGACGTCGCCCACCTGATGGCGGCGCTCGCCCCGCTGGCCCGCATCCACCGGTACGGCGACGTGCGCGCGACCGACACGACGGGCGTCACCGCCCTCGCCGTGAGCCTCATGGTGCGGATCTGCGCCGGGCTCCCGCCGGCCTGCGTGAGCCTCGGCGACGACGCCGCGGACGCGATGGCCAATGCCATCGACAGCGCCGACGGTGCGTTCCGGCTGATCGCCGACCCGGGGCACGTCGAGCGCTGGCACGACGCCGTCCGCGCGGCCGCCGACGTCCACGGCGCCGACAGCCTGGTCAACGGCAGGTGCGTCCGGATCCTCGCGGACGCCGGTGACCTCGACCAGGTCGAGGTGGCCCGCCGCCTCGACCGGGCGCTGTCCGCGGCGGGCGTCGCGCCGGCCGCCGCCGCCCGCTGGCTGGAGGGGTTCCTCGGCTCCACCGGATCGGTGCTGGCCAGGGACCCGCGGCTGCTCGGCCTGGTCGACGCCTGGCTGGCCTCGCTCACCGCCGGCGGGTTCACCGCGGTCCTGGCCCCGCTGCGGCGGGTGTTCGCGGCCTTCACCGCACCGGAACGCCGCATGATCGCCGAACGGGCCCGGTCGGGGCTGCCGCGGCCCGGCGGCGGCACCGCGGGGGAATCCACCGGCCCGGCGACACCCACGAACGATCCGGCGGCCGGCGGCCCGGCGGTGGGCGATCCGGCGGCGTGGGACACCGAGCGGGTCACGCTCGTCCTGCCCGTCGTCGCGGCGCTGCTCGCCATCCCCGGTCCGGAAAGGACGGCCCCCCATGACTGA
- a CDS encoding ATP-binding protein, with protein MTTWTQPPAGIAPEATAVPPRPVGAAPRGSGDQLLRPHAEQAFADELAALAATDRRRRPPSWRLSPWAVVTYVLGGTLEDGTVVTPKYIGSRRLVEVAVATLATDRALLLLGSPGTAKSWLSEHLAAAISGDSTLVVQGTAGTSEDAVRYGWNYARLIAEGPSRAAMVPSPVMRAMAGGSLARIEELTRMGAEVQDALITVLSEKTLPVAELAGEVQAVAGFNIIATANDRDRGVNEMSSALRRRFNTVVLPLPATEDVEVEIVSRRVAQLGRALDLPAEPPAGAEVRRVVQIFRELRSGVTTDGRTTVRTPSSTLSTAEAISVITGGLTLAAHFGDGRLAAEDVAAGLVGAVVKDPSTDPVVWREYLEGVMRDRAGWKDLYQACWELDTEARGQ; from the coding sequence ATGACGACATGGACCCAGCCGCCCGCCGGGATCGCGCCCGAGGCCACCGCCGTCCCGCCGCGGCCGGTCGGCGCCGCCCCGCGGGGCTCCGGCGACCAGCTGCTGCGCCCACACGCGGAGCAGGCGTTCGCCGACGAGCTGGCGGCACTCGCCGCGACCGACCGGCGCCGCCGGCCGCCGTCCTGGCGGCTCTCGCCCTGGGCCGTCGTCACCTACGTCCTCGGCGGCACGCTGGAGGACGGCACGGTCGTCACGCCGAAGTACATCGGCTCCCGGCGGCTCGTCGAGGTCGCCGTGGCCACCCTGGCGACCGACCGGGCGCTGCTGCTCCTCGGCAGCCCGGGCACGGCGAAGTCGTGGCTGTCCGAGCACCTCGCCGCCGCGATCTCCGGCGACTCGACCCTGGTGGTGCAGGGCACGGCCGGCACGTCCGAGGACGCCGTCCGCTACGGCTGGAACTACGCGCGGCTCATCGCCGAGGGGCCGTCCCGGGCCGCGATGGTGCCCTCGCCGGTGATGCGGGCGATGGCCGGGGGCTCGCTCGCCCGGATCGAGGAGCTCACCCGGATGGGCGCCGAGGTGCAGGACGCGCTGATCACCGTCCTGTCGGAGAAGACGCTGCCCGTCGCGGAGCTCGCCGGCGAGGTGCAGGCCGTCGCGGGTTTCAACATCATCGCGACCGCCAACGACCGGGACCGGGGTGTCAACGAGATGTCCTCGGCGCTGCGCCGGCGATTCAACACCGTCGTGCTGCCGCTGCCGGCCACGGAGGACGTCGAGGTCGAGATCGTCAGCCGCCGCGTCGCCCAGCTGGGCCGCGCCCTGGACCTGCCGGCCGAGCCGCCGGCGGGCGCCGAGGTCCGCCGGGTCGTACAGATCTTCCGGGAGCTGCGCTCCGGGGTCACCACGGACGGCCGCACCACGGTGCGGACCCCGTCGTCGACCCTGTCCACCGCCGAGGCGATCAGCGTGATCACGGGCGGACTGACCCTGGCCGCGCACTTCGGCGACGGCAGGCTGGCGGCCGAGGACGTCGCCGCCGGGCTCGTCGGGGCTGTGGTCAAAGATCCCTCGACCGACCCCGTGGTCTGGCGGGAGTACCTCGAGGGCGTCATGCGGGACCGCGCCGGCTGGAAGGACCTGTACCAGGCCTGCTGGGAACTCGACACGGAGGCGCGTGGCCAGTGA
- a CDS encoding DUF5691 domain-containing protein, whose product MLSSLRVNKWALLIFIRLPSFVDDGELQGLKRPGCHRRRRRAFERRFEGGCAGPGRETELSDPAGRIAVVSNTTRPPVERGQALALAPDQASVKAGERLAVAGSWPLAGGDAEALWGECRGSGKSPYRVVVALADHASKCSCPSRKFPCKHALGLMLLAAAGEVAGAGGVAGAGGVAGAGGGXPPWAAEWLDRRAARFVAAASAGPRAATGPEAERSAAGAARREASRAAKVDAGVAELARWLSDLAGEGLGAAQARPADWWLAPAARMVDAQAPGLAEMIREAAEIAGSAARRPDWPARLVDRLGLLHLLCEGWARRADLPADVVAVLRDRIGFTVPVTTVLAGEHVVGDVDVLGAREFGAGRARGRRQWLRLVESGRLVVLVDFAVNGQGMPPPLPAGSRVRADLASYPGRHPARVAPGAPVGVADVVGLVGTDLFAATWRAALAGVASTLAADPFADVAALTVRGVTVLPPGTGAGPLPRSGPWLLRDSAGEALPLADEAVARWGWHLLAAGGGAGLDVVAEWDSFALTPLAATPSRTTRAEAGSGPAAEAGRAAAADQAAAAAAPVTPVPTPGWADLVDGAVIGVGRRAAPVPPGLPDPGGRPGEPERLLRVAALAAVARRAGQLAGAAAAAPAPAPAAADEYPPCPPGAVVPVPTEAGAAETAELTEWLDLLAEGGWRPPDTLLPALVELGRRSTELRPRLLRALGPRGRWFAALHPDAGWVTHVGVADWPVANAQQRRSLIAALRHTDPAAAAGLLRGGGEAPFTPFRRAGGAERLAFVQALRTGLGPYDEELLEAALDDRRSDVREAVVQALLELPGTRFAARAAARTERAFTVHRGTLRVHPPAVLTDEMARDGVSPDGPSRAGSQADGPARMLLAEIARVDPRLWPERTGLSPQKFLSARAIWEPAPSFPALTLAPYLVGPVVRHRDPEWVLALIPKVEPRSQAVLIGCLPDPDRLRAFDLALSGTGHATRRRDLLLGRSGGHGLGPTALGPTALGNLITLLAGIPGPWSAEFTRAAGPAITAVVTAPVDEPGSDPQQRATARTLHARVRALLANLAWRLEPYAGIPDLDPSTMPAETVAGYQRLAAGLARRRARRDTLLSRSSSRKGPS is encoded by the coding sequence ATGCTCTCCTCACTTAGGGTCAATAAGTGGGCTCTTTTAATTTTTATCCGTTTGCCTTCATTTGTCGATGATGGTGAGCTCCAGGGCTTGAAAAGGCCTGGATGTCACCGTCGACGTCGCCGTGCCTTCGAACGCCGGTTCGAAGGTGGATGTGCGGGTCCCGGCCGCGAAACGGAACTGTCGGACCCCGCCGGCAGAATCGCCGTCGTGTCGAACACCACCAGGCCCCCCGTCGAGCGCGGGCAGGCGCTCGCCCTGGCGCCGGACCAGGCGTCCGTGAAAGCGGGTGAGAGGCTCGCGGTCGCCGGGTCCTGGCCGCTGGCGGGCGGCGACGCCGAGGCGCTGTGGGGCGAGTGCCGGGGCAGCGGGAAGTCGCCCTACCGGGTTGTCGTGGCGCTCGCGGATCATGCCTCGAAGTGCTCGTGCCCGAGCCGGAAGTTCCCCTGCAAGCACGCTCTCGGCCTGATGCTGCTCGCCGCGGCCGGCGAAGTGGCGGGTGCCGGCGGCGTGGCGGGTGCCGGCGGCGTGGCCGGTGCCGGCGGTGGGNGNCCGCCGTGGGCCGCGGAATGGCTCGACCGGCGGGCGGCGCGCTTCGTCGCGGCGGCGAGCGCGGGCCCGCGGGCCGCCACCGGGCCCGAGGCCGAGCGCTCCGCGGCGGGGGCGGCCCGGCGCGAGGCTAGCCGGGCGGCCAAGGTCGACGCCGGCGTCGCGGAGCTGGCCCGCTGGCTGTCCGACCTGGCGGGGGAGGGGCTCGGAGCCGCCCAGGCCAGGCCGGCCGACTGGTGGCTGGCGCCCGCCGCCCGCATGGTCGACGCGCAGGCACCCGGCCTCGCCGAGATGATCCGCGAGGCCGCGGAGATCGCCGGTTCGGCGGCCCGGCGACCCGACTGGCCGGCCCGGCTGGTCGACCGCCTCGGGCTGCTGCACCTGCTGTGCGAGGGGTGGGCCCGCCGCGCCGACCTGCCCGCCGACGTCGTGGCGGTCCTGCGCGACCGGATCGGTTTCACCGTCCCCGTGACCACCGTGCTCGCCGGCGAGCACGTCGTGGGTGACGTCGACGTCCTGGGGGCGCGCGAGTTCGGCGCGGGGCGGGCGCGGGGGCGCCGGCAGTGGTTACGCCTGGTCGAGTCGGGGCGGCTGGTGGTGCTCGTCGACTTCGCGGTGAACGGCCAGGGGATGCCCCCGCCACTGCCCGCGGGGTCGCGGGTCAGGGCTGATCTGGCGTCGTATCCCGGGCGCCACCCGGCGCGGGTGGCGCCCGGCGCGCCGGTCGGCGTCGCGGATGTCGTCGGCCTCGTCGGCACCGATCTCTTCGCCGCCACCTGGCGGGCCGCGCTGGCCGGCGTCGCGTCGACCCTGGCGGCCGACCCGTTCGCGGACGTCGCCGCGCTGACCGTCCGCGGTGTCACGGTGCTGCCGCCGGGCACCGGGGCCGGTCCGCTGCCCAGGAGCGGTCCGTGGCTGCTGCGGGATTCCGCCGGCGAGGCGCTGCCGCTCGCGGACGAGGCCGTGGCGCGGTGGGGCTGGCACCTGCTCGCGGCCGGCGGGGGAGCCGGCCTCGACGTGGTGGCCGAATGGGACTCGTTCGCCCTGACCCCTTTGGCCGCCACGCCGTCGCGCACCACCCGGGCGGAAGCCGGGTCCGGACCGGCCGCGGAGGCCGGGCGGGCCGCGGCGGCAGACCAGGCCGCGGCGGCCGCCGCGCCGGTGACCCCGGTGCCGACACCGGGGTGGGCGGACCTCGTCGACGGCGCGGTGATCGGGGTGGGCCGCCGCGCGGCGCCGGTGCCTCCCGGGCTGCCCGACCCCGGCGGGCGTCCGGGAGAGCCGGAGCGTCTGCTCCGGGTCGCGGCGCTGGCCGCGGTGGCCCGGCGGGCCGGCCAACTGGCCGGCGCCGCCGCCGCGGCCCCCGCGCCGGCTCCCGCCGCGGCCGACGAGTACCCACCGTGCCCGCCGGGCGCGGTCGTGCCCGTGCCGACCGAGGCGGGCGCCGCCGAGACGGCCGAGCTGACGGAATGGCTGGACCTGCTGGCCGAGGGAGGCTGGCGCCCGCCGGACACCCTGCTTCCCGCGCTGGTCGAGCTCGGCCGGCGCTCGACCGAGCTGCGCCCCCGCCTGCTGCGGGCCCTCGGCCCGCGCGGCCGCTGGTTCGCCGCGCTCCACCCGGACGCCGGCTGGGTGACCCACGTCGGCGTCGCGGACTGGCCGGTCGCGAACGCGCAGCAGCGCCGGTCGCTCATCGCCGCGCTGCGGCACACCGACCCGGCCGCCGCCGCCGGGCTGCTGCGCGGCGGCGGCGAGGCTCCCTTCACCCCGTTCCGCCGGGCCGGCGGGGCCGAGCGCCTCGCCTTCGTGCAGGCGCTGCGCACCGGGCTCGGCCCATACGACGAGGAGCTGCTGGAGGCGGCCCTGGACGACCGGCGCTCCGACGTGCGCGAGGCGGTGGTCCAGGCCCTGCTGGAACTTCCCGGCACCCGTTTCGCGGCGCGGGCCGCCGCCCGCACCGAGCGGGCCTTCACGGTGCATCGCGGCACCCTGCGCGTGCACCCGCCGGCGGTGCTCACCGACGAGATGGCGCGGGACGGTGTCTCGCCTGACGGGCCGTCCCGCGCCGGATCGCAGGCCGACGGGCCGGCCCGGATGCTGCTCGCGGAGATCGCCCGGGTGGACCCGCGGCTGTGGCCGGAACGGACCGGCCTGTCCCCGCAGAAGTTCCTGAGCGCCAGGGCGATCTGGGAGCCCGCGCCGAGCTTCCCCGCGCTGACCCTGGCGCCCTACCTCGTCGGCCCGGTCGTCCGGCACCGTGACCCGGAATGGGTCCTCGCGCTGATCCCGAAGGTCGAGCCGCGCTCGCAGGCGGTGCTGATCGGCTGCCTGCCCGATCCCGACCGGCTGCGCGCGTTCGACCTCGCCCTGAGCGGGACCGGCCATGCCACGCGGCGCCGGGACCTGCTCCTCGGCAGGTCCGGCGGCCACGGCCTCGGCCCCACCGCCCTCGGCCCCACCGCCCTGGGGAACCTCATCACGCTCCTCGCCGGGATACCCGGGCCCTGGTCGGCGGAGTTCACCCGGGCGGCCGGGCCCGCCATCACGGCCGTCGTCACCGCACCGGTCGACGAACCGGGCTCCGATCCCCAGCAGCGGGCAACGGCCCGCACGCTGCACGCCCGGGTGCGGGCGCTGCTCGCCAACCTCGCCTGGCGGCTGGAGCCGTACGCCGGCATCCCCGACCTGGACCCGTCCACCATGCCGGCCGAGACGGTGGCCGGCTACCAGCGCCTCGCGGCCGGGCTCGCCCGGCGGCGAGCCCGCCGCGACACCCTGCTCTCCCGTTCGAGCTCGAGGAAAGGCCCGTCATGA